TGTCCAAAGAAATACTATTATTAGGTGGTTGTAATTCTTTAAAGGACTTTGATAACAACCGTTCTAAAAGAATATAACGAGAAAAATCAATAATCCCATACCCATAGTAAATATCCTTTCCCAATTCCCCAGCATCAATTGTGTTACTGAACAATATAGTTTGTATTTCATTTACAGTAAACACAGGTCTATTTGCTTTTATTAGGGCTGCGGCACCTGAAATAAAAGGCGCGGCCATTGAGGTGCCAGTGTAGGTTGTATAACCATCCCTCTTGCCATCTACATCGGCCAAGTCGGGTACACTGGAAAGAATATTAGTTCCCGGTGCTGCAATATCAATTTTACTACCAAAATTAGAAAAAGAACTTATGTGATTATTTTCATCTACAGCAGATACCGTAATGCACGATTCAATATTGGCCGGACAGTAGTCATCTACATTAGCACCGTCGTTCCCTGCTGCGGCTACCACAACAATCCCTTTTGAATGGGCATAGGCCACAGCATCCTCCAAAATTCGAGAATTCCCGGTTGCCCCAAAACTTAGGTTGATAATGTCTGCCCCATCATCTGTTGCTTTTATAATAGCCTTAGCAATATTGGAATCATAGCCCATGCCTTCTTTGTTCAAAACTTTCAGTGGTAAGATCCCCACAGGTTGCCCCCCAACTACAGCGGAAATAATACCAGCTACGTGGGTTCCGTGCCCATTATCGTCATCTGGATCATTATCCTTATTTACATAGTCATAGCCAGCCAATACCTGCCCCTTAAAAATAGGATGATCCTTGTAGACACCTGTATCTAATATCGCAACAATAACTTGCCTTTTAGCAATAACCTGTTTATTTAAATTATCTAAACCAGTCTTTAATACACCCCAATTTATTGGCGTAGTATTATTTGCCATAACTCTTGGATCAATATATCTTTGGTAATCCGGTTGAACGTACTCAACATCTTCTCTCTGTTCATAAGATTTAATAACTTCCTCGATGTTCTGATCCGGCCTTAACTGTACCGTGATAATGTTTGGTCTCGCATGTAAGGGTTGCATACTGCGGCGTCCCCCGTTAATTAGACACACTAAACACAAGTATTACTCTTTTTTTCACAGAATATCTTAATATTTCATTAAACCATAAAAAGGTTATTAACAACTGCTATAAGCGACCGCCGTCCTTGACCCCATGTGCTAATTAAAGGGTACCCGACCGACGGATATACGCCAAATAATATTTTTCCTACGGTCGGGTCTATTCAGTCTAGCACATGGGGTCAAGGATCTTCGACCGCAAGCGGCGGCTAGTTGTTGTTGAGGTTAAAAATGATTTACCCTCCCTCTGGAGACCGCCATATTTCAATTATTTAAGCTGCCATTGCGGTAGAGTAATATTCCTCCGGTGTAAGATAGCCATTGGTTTCATGTAAACGCTGTCTGTTATAAAATATCTCAATATACTCAAATACTGCGGCCCGAGCTTGTTCACGAGTTAGAAAACGTTGCCCATAGAGCCACTCGTGTTTCATTTTCCCCCAGAAGGCCTCCATAGGGGCATTGTCCCAACAATTGCCTTTTCGGGACATACTGCAAATAAACCCATGTTTTTTAAGGTAATTTTGATAATCCTTTGAGCAATATTGGCTACCACGATCAGAATGAATTAACGCCCCCGGGGCAGGTCTATATCTTTTGCGTGCGCTATCTAATGCGTTGATGACCAACTCTTTTGTCATTCTTTCGCTCATTGAGAGACCAATTATTTTTTGACCACATAGATCCATCACCCCAGCAATATAAAGCCAACCCTCTTCTGTCCATAGATAGGTTATATCGCTGACCATTTTCATGTTGGGTTTCTCTGCTGAAAATTGCCGGTTTAAAATATTCTCTGCCACTGGCAGGTTATGGTTTGAATTTGTAGTTGCTTTATATTTTTTAGCAACCTTTGATTTAAGACCTTCTTGTTTCATGAGCCGTTCTACACGCTTATGGTTAACTATTTTGCCTTTACGGTGGAGTTCCTTAGTAATTTTACGGGAACCATAGGTTTGCTTTGTTTTATCATGTATTAATTTAATTTGTTCCTTGAGTATCTCATTTTCTATATCTCTTGCACTTTTCGGGCGATTCTCCCATGCATAATAACCGCTTCGTGAAACACCAAGCATTGCGCACAGCTTCGCCACCCGGAATTTGCTACGGTTAGCTTTGATGAATTCGAACCTTTTTATTTCAGGTTCTTCGCGAAGTAAGCTGCCGCCTTTTTTAGGATTTCATTTTCCTCACGGAGATCACGAACCTCGCGCTGAAGTTTTTTTATTAGCTCGTCATCTGGACTTAATTTTCCGCTGCCTGGGAAGGGAACTTCAGGCTTTTCACGATATCTTTTTAACCAACCATGTAGGGTATTTGTTTTTATACCTAATTCTTTTGCAACCGAGGCTATGGTTCCTTCGGATGCTTCAACCCGTTTAATAGCTTCCATTTTGAACTCTGAACTATATTGCTGTTTTGCCATCTTTTTGACCCCTTTCAACTTCTATTATACTTGTGTTTCTAATGTCTATCAAAAGGGGTACGGGTCATACCTTTTACGCTAAAAATACTACTGCTTGATGGTTGCTTAAAACTGACAATTATTTGATCCGTTGAAAGCTTCTTACTTACAGCCTCGCTTGCCGAAGATACCCCAATGAATAACTGACTAGTTATAATAATTAATATTGAGGGTTCATTGTAAAATTAAATGCAACGGGTGAAATGCTTTTAAAAAAGTAAACAACCATAGTGAGAAATCATGTATGATTTAGGTGTCCAAATCCAAACATACAGGAGGTTTCTCGACTATGGCTGTTCAGTCCCAGTCTAACACATCTGTACGCACTTTTAAACACCTTAACCCTTTTGAACGTGGCGAAATAGCAGCACTCTTGAAAGAAGGAAAAAGCCAAAGCTATATCGCTAATAAGCTAGGTCGTTCACGTAGTACCATTAGTCGAGAAATCAAGAGAGGAACTACTACCCAACTCAAAAGCAATCTTTCAACCTATACCGCCTATTTTCCGGAAACTGGGCAGGCTGTTTACGAAAAGCATCGATCCCACTGTGGAGCAAAGTCTAAATTAGCTCTTAGTGAGGATTTCCTGAAATTCGCTGAGAACAAAATCCTCAAGGAAAAATGGTCACCTGATGCCGTGGTTGGCTCATGTAGAAATAATCCGAAATGGCAAGGTGCAAAAATCGTTTGTACTAAAACCTTGTACAACTATATCGACCAAGGGTTGTTAAAGGTTCGTAATATTGACTTGCAGCTCAAAACACGGTTAAAACCTAAGAAGATGCGTATGCGTAAAAACAAACGTATTCTCGGGCAAAGTATAGAGCAACGTCCTGAAGAAATCCAAACTCGAGAGACCTTTGGCCATTGGGAAATTGATACGGTTCTCGGTAAGCGTTCAAACGACTCTGTTCTCCTAACGTTAACTGAAAGAAAGACGAGAAAAGAGCTTTTATTTCGCTTAACAGAGAAAAGTAGCCATGCCGTAGAAAAAGCGCTTAGAAGCCTAACAAACATGTATGGCAAGGGAATTTCTCAAATCTTCAGGAGCATTACAGCAGACAACGGTTCTGAATTTAGTGAGTTATCCCTTATAACCAAGGAATGGGGAAGCTCAGTTTATTTCGCTCATCCTTATTCATCCTGGGAACGTGGAACAAATGAAAGGCATAACGGAATCCTTCGACGCTTCGTTCCG
This region of Desulforamulus ferrireducens genomic DNA includes:
- a CDS encoding S8 family serine peptidase, producing MQPLHARPNIITVQLRPDQNIEEVIKSYEQREDVEYVQPDYQRYIDPRVMANNTTPINWGVLKTGLDNLNKQVIAKRQVIVAILDTGVYKDHPIFKGQVLAGYDYVNKDNDPDDDNGHGTHVAGIISAVVGGQPVGILPLKVLNKEGMGYDSNIAKAIIKATDDGADIINLSFGATGNSRILEDAVAYAHSKGIVVVAAAGNDGANVDDYCPANIESCITVSAVDENNHISSFSNFGSKIDIAAPGTNILSSVPDLADVDGKRDGYTTYTGTSMAAPFISGAAALIKANRPVFTVNEIQTILFSNTIDAGELGKDIYYGYGIIDFSRYILLERLLSKSFKELQPPNNSISLDKTFSVKFNLPIDFSSVQGDNLQVYCYETGQPVPSMIEQIDEKTLRLIPNNPLQSDREYWVVVKNIYSTSGKKLIQPVYAKFRTTK
- a CDS encoding IS30 family transposase, with amino-acid sequence MAVQSQSNTSVRTFKHLNPFERGEIAALLKEGKSQSYIANKLGRSRSTISREIKRGTTTQLKSNLSTYTAYFPETGQAVYEKHRSHCGAKSKLALSEDFLKFAENKILKEKWSPDAVVGSCRNNPKWQGAKIVCTKTLYNYIDQGLLKVRNIDLQLKTRLKPKKMRMRKNKRILGQSIEQRPEEIQTRETFGHWEIDTVLGKRSNDSVLLTLTERKTRKELLFRLTEKSSHAVEKALRSLTNMYGKGISQIFRSITADNGSEFSELSLITKEWGSSVYFAHPYSSWERGTNERHNGILRRFVPKGKAINDLSDETLQRIQSWINRLPRKILNYKTPEECFIEELAQIA
- a CDS encoding IS3 family transposase (programmed frameshift), yielding MAKQQYSSEFKMEAIKRVEASEGTIASVAKELGIKTNTLHGWLKRYREKPEVPFPGSGKLSPDDELIKKLQREVRDLREENEILKKAGSLLREEPEIKRFEFIKANRSKFRVAKLCAMLGVSRSGYYAWENRPKSARDIENEILKEQIKLIHDKTKQTYGSRKITKELHRKGKIVNHKRVERLMKQEGLKSKVAKKYKATTNSNHNLPVAENILNRQFSAEKPNMKMVSDITYLWTEEGWLYIAGVMDLCGQKIIGLSMSERMTKELVINALDSARKRYRPAPGALIHSDRGSQYCSKDYQNYLKKHGFICSMSRKGNCWDNAPMEAFWGKMKHEWLYGQRFLTREQARAAVFEYIEIFYNRQRLHETNGYLTPEEYYSTAMAA